Below is a window of Caballeronia insecticola DNA.
GATCCGACTTTGCCGGACTGGTGGAAGCACAACGGGACTTCGTCCGGCACGACGATCGAGTATCTCGCCGATCCGTTCCCCGATGCACGCGCCGCCGAGCCCGCCGCCGCGAAGGCGCGACTGGGTTTGTCGGAGGGCACGCATGTGCTCGTGTATGGCGCGATCAACGATCGCAAGGGCGTGTTCGAACTGATCGATGCGTTGAGCGAGCGCGCGGGCGCGGCCTACGGACCGACGCTCGTCATCGCTGGCGCGCAGGATGCCGATGTGCGGGAGCGGCTGGCCGTCGCCGTCGCGAAGCTGACGCCTGCGCCCGTGATCCTCGATCGCTTCATTTCCAGCGAGGACGAACTCGACCTCTTCTCCGCCTGCGATGTGGTGTGGCTCGGCTACAAGGGGCATTACGGCATGAGCGGCGTGCTGGTGCAGGCGTATCGCTTCGGCAAGCCGGTGGTCGCGACGGCGGATGGATTGATCGGGTGGTTTTGCCGCACGGGCGAACTGGGACCGGTCATCGATGATCTTTCCGCCGGGGCGATCAATCGCGCACTCGATGATGTGCTCGCGAGGCGCTCGCGGCCTGTGGTTTCCGGGCATTTGCTCGAGCGTAATACGCTGAGCCAGTTCAAGGAGACGTTGCGGCAAGTGGTTTGAATTCGAGTTTTCGACGGCAGTCGCAAATCCGGCTGTCGGATGCAAGTACGCGATCTGCTCGCTGTTTGCTTGCCACGCTATGACAGCCAGAACGGAATTTGCGCTTGGCCGCTGCTGGTGTTGGTCACTATCGAGATAGCGCTCCCACTACGATTTGCACTCCTGCCTAAGACGGAGGTGGCATGTCGTTTTCGGAAGGGATACTGCGCACGTCCCCATGTAGATCGCGCCGGATGGGCGAAGCATTCAGGTTCCATCGGCCGCCCGAAGCACGCAAAGCCATCAAGCCTGCGACTCCACCCCCGCCACCGCCACTTCCCTCTTCCGCTTAGCCGGAAACAACGCATCCCGGATACGCAAAAACGGAAACTCCACAGCCCGCGTCGTCACGTACCCCACGATAATCGCAATCGCGAACTGCGCCGCCATGATGGCGAACCACGCGGGAATGGCCGGCAAATGCAGCGCCGCGGCCTTGCGGATCAGCATGTCGCCCGGTGCGAGCGCGAGCGAATGCCAGAGATAGATGCCGTACGAATACACGCCGATCCACCCGATCGCGCGATACGCCTTCGACGAGCGAATCGAACCCGAATACTCCAGCGTCAGCACGATGAGCGCGCAGAACCCGATCGCCTGAATCGTGTAGCCGATGCTCTGATCGAGCGCCACATTGCGCGTACCCAACACGAGCCACAACACGACACCGACGACCATCGCGATCAACACGCGCTTGCGCTGCGCGATCGCGCGATACACCGCGGGCTTCATCCAGTACAACGCGGCCAGCATCACGCCGAAGAGCAGACTGTCGATACGGTATTGCGTATAAAAGAACGTCCCTTGCAGATCGCCGCGATACACCGCCATGCTGCGCGCGATCAGCACGACGAGACAAATCGAGCCGAGCACGCAAAGAATCGCATCGACACGCGTGCGCCAGCGCGCCAGCACGATCAGCAGCAGCGGCAGGAACAGATAGAAATGCTCCTCCACGGCCAGGCTCCAGGTCTGCGCAATCGACGACCCGAAATAGTTCTGCATGTGCGTGAGGTTCTGCACGAGAAACGTGTTCGTCGCATGACGCCCGACGAGCACATGAAACAGGATCAGCACGTAATACGCGGGCCAGATCTTGAAGATCCGCCGCACGATGAAACGCCCTGCATCGATGCGCCCGTCCTGCGCATACTGCTTCAACAGCAATCCGCCGACGAGAAAACCCGACAGCGTAAAGAACAGATTCACGCCTTCGTGCCCGAAACTCTTCAACGGATACTCGATGGCCGCAATGATCGCGCTGCCCGTCGGATACGAGTGGAAGTGAAACCCCATCACCGCGATGATCGCCAGTCCCCGGATGAAATCGAGTTCGATCGATCGGCTGGGGCCTTGCATGCGTGTCGCGCCGAACAAGCCCATTCCTTTCCCCTTCTGCGAAGCGCGTTTGTTGTGGTCCGGATTCGCGCGATCGAAGCCGCGGGTTTCCTCGAATCGAAGCGCTCATGCGCATGCAAATCGCGCATTGCGCATGGTCGAGCGCTCTCCTTGCGGACAGCCGTTTCCGGCAATCCAATCTTCGGTCTAGAAATTCGGGACGATCCGCCAGAATCACGCCGTTTGCGGCCATCGGCGACGCATGGGTGCCGGATTTGCAACAGGTGCGAAGCCGCGCGCCACGCATCACTGAAACGCTTCACACGAAGCGTGGGACGGCGCACATGGGCATCCGTCCTTTCGCGCCGAACGCTAGTCGCTATACGCCGCCGCGAGGGCGCGCCCGCAACCCCGCTGATATATTCGACCCACAAATACGGGGTTCCCGGGGACGTCGCCTGCAAGGGCGCTGCGCTCATGCGCGGCGCGGCGCGGCAATCATGCGATGAAGGCTTCCCGGGTACGCATCGGCATCGACGCCGCGACGAAGACTCGAA
It encodes the following:
- a CDS encoding glycosyltransferase, producing MNDSVLIIEPDFSGHRWRYAEWAANAYMEAGYRCVIVTEPRNEGHPLVRKIREQGAANLDIALVAPPAADGGIASKLSYARMHRHFRHAYETAKQDRAVALVVVPYVDYFLLALPFLRSPFGATPWVGITMRSNFHHHLVGVRAPRRPLVNAVKAQLFARAIRAGGMKTLLTIDPTLPDWWKHNGTSSGTTIEYLADPFPDARAAEPAAAKARLGLSEGTHVLVYGAINDRKGVFELIDALSERAGAAYGPTLVIAGAQDADVRERLAVAVAKLTPAPVILDRFISSEDELDLFSACDVVWLGYKGHYGMSGVLVQAYRFGKPVVATADGLIGWFCRTGELGPVIDDLSAGAINRALDDVLARRSRPVVSGHLLERNTLSQFKETLRQVV
- a CDS encoding acyltransferase family protein, producing MGLFGATRMQGPSRSIELDFIRGLAIIAVMGFHFHSYPTGSAIIAAIEYPLKSFGHEGVNLFFTLSGFLVGGLLLKQYAQDGRIDAGRFIVRRIFKIWPAYYVLILFHVLVGRHATNTFLVQNLTHMQNYFGSSIAQTWSLAVEEHFYLFLPLLLIVLARWRTRVDAILCVLGSICLVVLIARSMAVYRGDLQGTFFYTQYRIDSLLFGVMLAALYWMKPAVYRAIAQRKRVLIAMVVGVVLWLVLGTRNVALDQSIGYTIQAIGFCALIVLTLEYSGSIRSSKAYRAIGWIGVYSYGIYLWHSLALAPGDMLIRKAAALHLPAIPAWFAIMAAQFAIAIIVGYVTTRAVEFPFLRIRDALFPAKRKREVAVAGVESQA